A stretch of the Sulfolobus acidocaldarius SUSAZ genome encodes the following:
- a CDS encoding histidine kinase: protein MKSVKTYMSTPIFQVELNTSIQETCKLMLEKGVGSVIITENGAPKGIFTDRDAVKAFSSGLNPNDEVRLAATMGNLIIIEEDTDPFTAIDLMTKNKIRHLPVKDKKGNIIGMFAITDISKVLHDIY, encoded by the coding sequence ATGAAAAGTGTAAAAACTTACATGTCTACACCTATATTTCAAGTAGAGTTAAATACATCAATACAAGAAACCTGTAAATTAATGCTTGAGAAGGGTGTAGGGTCTGTAATAATAACAGAAAATGGGGCTCCAAAGGGAATTTTTACCGATAGAGACGCTGTAAAGGCTTTCTCTAGTGGTCTTAATCCTAATGATGAGGTGAGATTAGCAGCTACTATGGGCAATTTAATAATAATTGAGGAAGACACAGATCCATTTACTGCCATAGACCTCATGACTAAGAATAAAATAAGACATCTGCCAGTTAAAGACAAGAAGGGTAACATAATTGGTATGTTTGCGATAACTGATATTTCAAAGGTACTTCATGATATCTATTAA